The uncultured Carboxylicivirga sp. genomic interval TTACTTTCTCACCAACCTCAAGAATTTCTTTTTCATTGTTGTGTAGTTTGATAATCTTCTGGGCTTTTGATTGGGTAAAAAAAAGAGCCGTCAGAATCAGAAATAGTAACCTTTTTAAGTGAACCATTGATTATGCGTTTTTCTTCTTACTTATCAATTTGTGTTTTTATGCATATGTTAAAAATAATGGATGATACTTTCTTCCCTAACTGACCAATTCTTTTCTCATGATTTATTATCGTTAAAACTCCATTAAGTTATTCTCGTGATTGCTTCCGGTTGTTTGAGAAAAGCATAAAGAAAAACTAATAGTGTTTGGATATTGTGGCACTTCAATCTATTGTGTTAACCAAAATTAAAAATTTTGATTATTTGATATTTTTGATTTTAGATATTTGATTTTTGATTTCGAACCAGATATGATATAATGGAAGTAATATTTCAAATTAAATAGTATTTAATTAAATGTAAACAACTTTCTATTTAGGATCTTCATTAATTAGTTTTGGTAGCTTCAAAAATCCACCTTTTAAATCATCTTATTAATACAATTTGAATATTAGAATTTAAATCGAACTCAGGTTAATAGAACAATACAAAACAGAAACTCGGAGTTTCTGAATTTTACGATGACAAAAGGGAAAACCGGAAGAAAGGATAAAGTTTTCTTCCGGTTTTTGTCCTGAATATACAGGATACTATTAGGGTAGATTAATTACTAAATCCAGGATAAAGATCATTACTAGTGAATCCGGGAGTTTGCTCCAATACTCCATTTGACAGATCGATTTGCCTCTGAGGAATAGGGAAGAAACCTTTGGTTTCATCATAACGAGCACTATAACCTTTGCTATTAAGCCCATTAAATACATCAGGATTTCCAAAGTTATAAACTGGTGTTCCAATCTGAGATTCAAGGGCAGTTTTGGTGAAGTCTGCACCCCAACGACGCATATCGTTCCAACGCAAACCTTCAAAAGCAAGCTCATGATGACGCTCCTTTTGAATATTTTCCAATGAATATGATACAGGATCAAGGCCAACACGGTCACGCACCTCATTCATATATGACGCATCTTCTGTTAACTCAGACATCATCAGCAACACATCGGCAAAACGGATGAAAATTAAATCATCACCATGTGATAGCTGATTATTGTCTTGATTACCGTACATTATGACGCTGTAATCATTCTTTATTGAGCCATCAGAAGCTTTAGCAGTGACACCATTGTATTTCTTACCCCAATAATTACTTTCCATCACAAAATCCCATTGACCTTTTGCGTAATTAGGAAGCTCTGATTCAATATCAATTACAGAAGCCCAAAGACGGATGTCGTTAGGTTCATCAATCTGCCATTGATCAATAATATGTTTAGGAATAGAGTTACCCTGTCCCCAACCTCCTGCAAAAGGAAATGTATTAGCTACCGATTGCAATCCTCGCAATGCGAAGAACAATTGAAAAGTATTACTATAACCTCGTCGAATATCCCAATTGGCAAAGTTCGAAAACTTAAGCGCAAATACAGTCTCTGGGCTTACCGCACCATTATCAGCGGCATACAGAAGCTCTTTGCCTGTTTGCTCCATATAATCGGTCATGTAAGGATAATCATTAATTGTCAACGAATTTGTATAAGGCCAAAGCTCGTGATAATCCTCAACCAAATAATGTCCACTGGCACTGATGCATTCTCCCAACCAAGAAGTAACTTCAGCCTTAGTAACACCAGGGAGTGAAGCCTCTTGGTAAAAACCGGTATAAAAAAGCCACACACGGGCCATCAAGGCCTGTGCTGCCCAAACAGTGACACGACCTTCCTCTGTTGAAGAATACGGTATTTTAGGTAAGAGTTCAATGGCTGTTTTTAAGTCTAAAGTTATTTGCCCGTAAATCTCTTCCGTACTCGCAGCGGGCAAATTAGCTTCTTCCGTGGTTATTTTTAGCGGCACATTCCCAAAAAGAGTCGCCAAACGGTAGAAAAAGAAAGCTCTTAAGAAATGGGCTTCTCCCTTGTATTGGTTTTTAAGCTCTGGACTCACAACCATGTCACTGAGCAGATCCATATTTTCAAGGGCAAAATTTGCGCGGTGAATTCCTTCGTAAGTTACTTCCCATGTATGAGACAACATTTCAGGATCTGAATACATCATGGCTTCGTATGATTGAGCCTTAATGTCGTTTACGCCACCACCGCCCAATTTCTCGTCACTGGCAACTTCACAAACAAACAAGTAACTCTGATCTACGTTACGCTGTTCGTTATTCATGGTGGTATAAATACCTGCCATCATTTGTTTGGCATCATCTGCTGTCTGCGGAAAGTTTTCCGAGGTTTTTTGAGTGAGCGGCTCCACATTAAGAAAATCCTCTGAGCAGCTACCCAACATTGCAGCAGCAATGATTAAATATGCTATTTTTTTCATAATCATCTCAAATAAGTTTATTAGAATTTCAAATTAAATCCCACCATATAAGTTTTGGGAGCAGGATAAAAACCAAGATCGATACCTTGCACAAAACCTTGTCCATCACCATAACCAACTTCAGGATCTAGGCCGGAATAGTCAGTAAATGTAAATAAGTTACGTCCTGCAACAAATATGCGAGCTTGCGACAATGGCATTTCAGGCAACAATTTTTTAAAGTCATAACCAAGGGTAATATTCTGAATTTTAACAAAGTCACCATCTTCAATGTATAACTCTGATATATTCAAACGGTTGGTTCCATTACCTGGAGTCATGCGAGGAATTTTATTTGAAGTTCCTTCTCCGTGCCAACGACCCAAAATGTCGGTTGTATAGTTATGGAACTCGTTGTCACCAAATGAACGATACGACTTCAATATTTGATGGCCAAATGCACCATTACCACTTAATGAGAAATCGAATCCTTTGTAGGCGAAGTTAACACTAAAACCAATTCTAACATCCGGATGAGGATTACCAATCATGGTTTTATCTTCTGCGGTGACTTCACCGTCACCATTGACATCAGAGAAAATAACATCCCCGGGCTCAGGATTTGCCTGTAGGAAGCCATGAGTCCAGTCCGCAATTTGCTGTTCATTCTGGAAAATACCTTCTGTTTTGTATCCGTAGAAATAGCCTGCAGGCATTCCATTTTCAACTCGCCAAACCGGGTCAGTACCTTGTGAAATAACACTTGGATCACTTGCCAAAAAACCAGTATTGTCACCAAATTTAGTAACTGTATTTGTATTTTTGGATATATTGAATTGGGCACCATAAGTGAATTCGCCCACATTGTCATTCCAGCGCAATGCCAGTTCAAATCCTTTGTTTTCGATATCGCCAGCATTGGCAAAAGCAGCCACGGGTCCCATTATATCTGAAATGTTCGGACGAACCAACCAATCCTTGGTGGTCTTGATATAATAATCGAACGAACCCTGAAGTCTTGAGTTTAAGAAATGGACATCCATACCAATATCCAACTGCTCAGAAGTTTCCCAAGTAATGTTAGGATTTGGTAGTACTGCAGGATAACCACCTAATTGCATTTTAGATCGATCATTTCCAAATCTGTAATTATTTTCAGCGTCAAACCCAATAAGGCTTAAAAACTGGTAGGAATCAACATTCTGATTACCGTTTTGTCCCCAACTGGCTCTTAACTTCAAGAAATCAACTACTTCATTGTCGGCCATAAAACTTTCTTCGGTCATTACCCAACCGCCAGAAACAGATGGAAAATATCCCCAACGTTTGCCTTGAGGAAAATTATGAGATCCGTCAGCACGCATCACCAAAGTAAGCAGATACTTTTCGTTGAAGTCATAATTGACCCTTCCAAAGTAGGAAGCGAGAGCCCCTCTTCCATTAGGAGCACCGCCAATACTCGTTATACCTGATGTTAACCCATCGGTATTGTCAAGATAAGCGTAATCATAACCAATAAAAGTAGGATTGGCATTGGTCGCATTCATATTGCTGCCATATCCCCATTTTTCCGCAGATTGTCCAACTAAAAAATCAAATGAATGTAGATTCAATTTAAAATTATAATTCAATGTATTTTCAAGAGTCCAACGGTATCCACTGCCTGCATTTTGAGTAATCCGACCGGGGGTCATAAATGCATCCCCAGCCAAAAAATATTCAGGTTGGTAGCTCCGGTAAGAATCCGCATGCATTCTGTAACCAAAGTTAGTTTTCCAAATCAACCCTTTTATCGGTTGAATTTGTAGATAGGCATTACTATTGAGGTTGTAATTTATGGTCTCATTTTGACCTCGATTTAAATCCATCAAAGCCAATGGGTTATATATTCGAGACGATAATGCTTCAAGACCTGAAGCCTGAACATCTGCTCTTGCATAATACTCGCCTTCGTCATTACATACAGGCACCAAAGGACTTCCTGTCATCATGTTACGAATGTCGTTGGAATACATCCCGCCAATGGCAATTCCACTTCTTTCGCGATAACTGTAATTTAATGTCTGACCTACTTTAACAATGTCCAATCCGTCTTTCTCATATAAAATATGGTCGCTGTTCAAACGCAAGGTATATCTATCGCTTTTTGGTTGAACGGGTTTTCCCAAAGTACCTTCTTGTGACGAATAAGAAAATCCCATTGCGAACACTGAGTTTTCAGATCCTCCGGTAATGTTAATAGAATGGTTTTGGATGGGAGCATTCTTATTCTCGATTTCTTTCACCCAGTCAGTTCCTTGCCATCCATTTTGAATATCCTGGTATAAACCGGGAATGATGGAAGCGAAATCAAGGGGATCCTTTCCTGAAACCACACGCTCCTCGTTGTAAATATCCATAAACTGCTGAGCATTCAATAAATCAGGCATTTTATAAACATTTTGCACACCATAAAATCCATCATATGTCACCAAAGTACGTCCTTTTTTACCACTCTTGGTGGTTACCAAAATAACACCGTTGGCAGCCCTGGAACCATAGATGGCAGCTGAAGCCGCATCCTTTAATACGTCGATCGATTCGATATCCGAAGGGTTAAGGGTATTGATATCACCACCAGCAACACCGTCAATCACATAAAGCGGATTTGAATCACCAATAGTACCCAAACCGCGAATATTCACTTTAAAACCTTCCCCTGGCATACCCGATCCTTGAGTAATGTTCACCCCTGGAGACATCGTCTGAATAGCATCTAATGCCTGAGTCGAATTCTGACGTTGTAAATCATCCGATCCAAGGGAAAGGTTGGCTCCTGTCACCAGTTTCTTCTTTTGTACACCATATCCAACAACCACCACTTCGTCCAGGTCGGCCATGTCAGGTATCATGTTAACGTTAACGGTAGTTTGAGTGCCAACTGTGATTTCTTGAGTTTTCATTCCAATAAAAGAGAATACTAATATGGCATCGTCTCCTGGAATTGTTATTAAATAATTTCCATCCATATCGGTAATAATTCCGTTGGAGGTTCCTTTCTCTAGAACTGTTACCCCGGGAATGGGCATGTTCTCATTGTCGTAAACAGTACCGCTCACCTTTTTTTGGGCAAATGCAGTAAAGCCTACAAACAAAAAAAGAAGCAAAATGAGATTTCTTTTTTTCATAGAATTTTGGCTTTAATTATTAAGTAATGATTTGTCAATTATTATTAACAATTGTTAATTTAAATCGCAAAGTATACTATTCTCCTGTTGTTTAGTTTTAATATTCGATATAATTATTAAGATTTTAGATATTTGAGCTCTAACATTATTAGATAGATTCTAGGAAGAATATCTTAAAAATAGGACACTGAAAGCCTACATATGTAACGAAGTGTTATTTGCATTAAATATATATCGAGGAATGACTGTGTTTTATAAAATGAGAGCTGAGATAAGAAAAAGAGAAACAGTAAAAATAAGATAGACGAAATTTACGAATTTATAAGTCTTAATAATTAAGACATCAAATTTTCAACATTTAACACCATATTCAATGGTGAGTCATTTTAATTAATTACAAAGTTATTAGCTATTTATAATTTCATTAAAACATGTATCATTCAGACTTTTTTCACTTATTGTACACTTGACGTGGTCAATATACTGAATCTGTAAAATATTTATAAACTTTTAAGTTTCCCTTCTCCCCCAAATGAATAAGGCTGTCTTTAAGAAAATGGACAGCCTTATTATTAAATGAAAATAAAAATTAAGATTAGGTTTCTAAAACTTCTATAAGTAAATCTGACTTAGTTCAAAATCCTTTTTTTCCATGAAATACCGGGATGATTGAATTCCAAGGCTGATATCTGGTATTGAAATTCAATAAGCATTCTCAGAAAAAAATATGGTTATACATAAAAGATAATGTTTAAACAATGTCATTCATACACAAAAATAGATAATCAAACTATTTGAAAAATATCTTAAAAACAACGGCAATATCATTGGGACAATTCTCTGGTTTACGAATAACGAGAGAATCATTCGTTTGACTCCATGTGAGTTTTTCATCGATGCCCAACATCTCAATCTTTTTTATTTTCTGTTTTACATTTTCCTTGGCTAATGAAGTAATGACTATATCTTCTGTTGGGATTCCAAGAATTGTTGCATACAGAATTTTTCCTTTCTGATTAAACCTTATATCTTTTGCAGAAAATTTAATTTTTCCTTCATTAAATCCCTGGGCATTAATTGGATTATCCTGATCAGCTACTGGTCCTTCTCCAAATTTTTTCCATGGGCGGGTATCGTAAATGCTTTCTTTGTTGATATCCATCCAGTCAGCAATACCTTCAAGTATTTCAATTTCTTTTTCATCAATGGTACCATCGCCACGAACAGGAATATTTAAAAGCAAATTTCCGTTTTTACTGACAATATCAACTAACATGTGAATAACTGTTTTTGCTGATTTGTACCAGTTATGATCGTATGTTGACCTGTTATAATGCCAATCACCAATACAGGTACATGTTTGCCAGGCATCAGCCTGTATCTTATCGGGTGCTCCCCTTTCCACATCCCATATCATACATTTTTTCTGGTCATCGGTCAGTACTTTTCCAAACAAAACGGCTTCAAGATTCCCATCGTGAGTAGCCATATTGTGATTGTAATAATGGGCCGCAATTTGAAGTCCTGCATCACTGATCGGATAAAGAGGAAGTGCTGTATCATCGAAGTATAACAAATCAGGGTTATACTGATTAATCAGGTCCATAGTACGGTTATAAAATTTGTCACAATAATCCTGAGAAGGAATAGAAGCCTCATTTCTCCATGCCCATTGACTATGAATACGACCTACATCTTCACTGCCTTTACTTAAAGGATGATTTTGAGAATACAATTCCTGAGGATCCAATCCTTCCCACCAGGTTCCTTTCCCATCTTGTTTTGTAAGCTTACCATCATAAGATATGCCTTCCCACTTTCCTTTTTTATCCGAACGCTGAGATGTTTCCATCCACGTCCAGGCATGTGCAGCATGAACACTTAATCCCAGAGGAAGATCATATTTTTTAGCTGCTTTGGCCCATTCACTAATAATATCCTGTTTGGGACCAACACGCGTTGTATTCCATTCCTGATATTTACTATTCCACATATCCAGGTTATCGTGGTGATTAGCCATTGCAAAGAAATATTGAGCCCCTGCGCGTTTGTAAAGAGCCACTAATTTTTCAGGGTCCCAATTTTCGGCTTTCCAGTCGTGAATAACCTCTTTAAATCCAACTTTTGAGGGATGCCCATAGTTCTCTAAATGCCAATTATATTGTCTACTACCTTCATCATACATAAATCGGGCATACCAGTCGCCTTGCTCCGGTTGACATTGTGGTCCCCAATGTGCCCATATACCAAATTTGGCATTTCGAAACCATTCAGGCACCTCGTATTGCTGTAACGATTCCCAAGTTGGCTCAAATTTACCAGTCTTAATCGGCTCATTAACTGTATTTACAAGCACCTGATTATCCGACTGTGCCATTAGATTCAAATTAAGTAGAACAGCTATAATTATTAACCCTATATTTTTCATATTTATGACTTTAACTTTAGTTCAATAAAAGAACCTGATAACTAACAAAAAAGAAATGAGTATTTTATTGCATTATACATTTGATATTTAAATACATAAACTCAGTTCTAATGGAAGGTAAAATTATTGATATTTACTATTTAGTTGATAAATTTTGTAAAAAATTTCAACAATCCCCAAAAGACATATTCTAATCTAAAGCTCTTCAATAAAATGAAGAAATTAAAGTTTAAGATTAAACTAATAATGATAATTAATATCAAATTTGACATTAAACTATAGTACTTTATAAACGCCAATTACAACATATGGCTCTTCGTCTGGCTCTATTTGCGGGATTTCGAGGGTTCCTATAAAGACAGCATGGTTTAAATAGTCGTAAATACTTTCAGAAGGAGCTTCAATATCAACCACAGATTTCACATAAAAACCACCTTCATCATCTTTGGCTGGCGTATGCATTAAGGCTTTGTTTGCAATGCGAATAATTATACCATCTTCAGTTTGAAGCAAATATCGCGCGTTAAGTTCTGTATCACCATCAGGACGTACTAGCTGCCAGTCTTCACCATAAGGAAAACTTCGCCGTTAATATTTGGCCCTCTAAATGTACCACCGATAATGGGAATCATATGCCTTGAACCTCGTTTACTCTCTCCAACATTAATCGTTTTTCCGATCTTGACCTTAGCCTTCCACATCAGTTCCATTTTAAAATCGAGATAAATGCTATCTCCTTTTTCCGTTTCAGGACTTTGGGCAAAAGTATTCCTGGAAATGAATAAGAATAGCAGAATTACAGCTACTACTATACTATTTAGTTTAGAGGTCGAGTTCATATTATTAATCTGAATGTATTAAAATGAAAGACATTAGCCTTCGCAAATACCTAAAACAATGTAATTTCAATCAACCTGAAACATGTTCAGGCTGATTGAAATACTGCAGAAAATTGATATTTTTTAGTTTTATCTTATTACAATTTGACGACAACTTCTTCACCTGAATAATGTACTACTTTATTCAATGTGCCAACATTTTTGTCTTTAGATGCAAATACAATGTTGAATGTCCTTTCTGTGATCATGCCAGGGAATTCACCCTTGCGTTCACCAATGGTTAATGTTTTCTCGACATCATTCCACTCAAAAGGAATAGTTGAATATACCCCTTTTTCGTAGTTATAATTATCTTTTTCGTCTTCATATAAAGTAAAATCACCATCGGTACCTGCATAAATGCGGATTTCTAAATTATCCCAATTCGTCTCGGTTGCGTATTGAACTTTCGGACCAATAGGGAGAATACTTCCGGCTTTTACATACAACGGTATTGTTTTTATAGTGGTTTCTTTTGAAATTTCCTGACCTCCATCAAACTTTTCATTTGTCCAGAAATCATACCAGGTTGTTCCTTTCGGTAGATAAACAGTGGAGGATTTCGTTTTTGTAAAATCAACTACCGGATACCCCTCTTTAGTTCTTGCACCTCCTTTGTTCCAACCTGTTGCTTCATCAACCTTCACTATTTTCTCAGGAGTATAATGGGCTGACAGCACCGGTGCTACAAGAAGGGACTGGCCAAACATATACTCGTTGTTCATGTCCCATATTTTCTTATCTGACGGAAAATCCATTACTAAAGCACGCATAAAACTGTTATTGGCATCGGTAACATTCCACGAAGTAGTATAAATATATGGCAGCAATAAATAACGCAGGTTGATGGCACTTGCAATGGCATCGTATATTGGCTCGCCTTGTTTACCAAAATAGTAGATCTCCCTTTTCATTTCGGTTCCGTGCGAACGCATCATTGGGGTAAATACCCCATATTGCATCCAGCGTACATACAACTCTTGGAATAGTGGATTTTTCGAAGCTGTTCCGTCATTCCACGATTTATTGTAAGCACCTGCAAAAAAACCACCGATATCGGTATTGAAATTCGGATTTCCGGTCAGGGTAAAATTCAGTCCGGCCGGAACTTGATTCCGCAAGGCATCCCATGAGGAGCCCAGGTCTCCAGACCAAACATTACAACCATAGCGTTGTTGACCTGCAAAACCAGAACGTGTTAAAATAAATACCCTTTTATCAGAAGAGGCTTTGCGCTGATGATCGTAAACACCTCCAACAGTTGCAAGTGGGAATGCATTCCGAACTTTGCGGAAAGAGCCCAAATAGGTTTTATTATCGAAATCTTCCGGTTTAACATCCATGTGGTCTGGTTCTGTCGAATCCATCCACCAACCATCAATTCCCAACGAGAAAAGCCCTTCACTCAAATATTTCCAATAAATATCCCGGGCCTCGGGATTATAAGGATCGTAGACCTGCACTCCTGATGGATAATTCATATCCGGAGGCCAACCTTCTTTCCCTGATTGTGGCCATGTTTGAAAATCCATTAACATGTCCTTATCCTTCAAAATTTTATATTGTGGAGTTTTGGGACCAAAAGATGACCAGATTGAAATAATCATGTGTGCATTCAAATTATGAACATCATCGACAAATTTTTGAGGATCTGGAAACCCCGGATTTTTAAAAGACATGCCATTCCAGTGGTAATTATCACCCCAATACTGCCAGTCCTGAATAATACCGTCTAACGGAACACCTAATTCACGGTATTTTTTAACTACTCCAACAGTTTCTTCCTGAGTTTTGTAACGCTCGCGACTTTGCCAAAAACCATAAGTCCAAAGAGGAAACATAGGTACTTTTCCGGTCAGGTTGCGCATTTCAGCAACCACTCCATCAGCATTTCCGCCATACATAAAATAATAATCGATACAATCGCCAACTTCTGAAGCGAATTCGGTACCCGATTCATCATCCGTAAAATCAGTTGGTGAATAGTTATCCCAAAATAGACCGTACCCTCTTACCGATTGAAAAAATGTAGAAAAATCCCAGGTGTTATTCTGAACCATGTGTACTTGTTGGTTGCGTTGAGACATCATCCCATTTTGAAGGATTCCAAGCCCGTAGATTGCCTCGTCTGGGGCGAGGATAAACGATTGCTTAACGGAATATGTTTCATTGCCAGCATCGTTAAATGGCGTGAAAGTTGCACTTGCAGCTTTTTCCAGAAGAAGAGTATCACCATTTGATCCCAGATAGGATATGCCCCCTGTTTGGGTATCGATCTGTACCATTAATCGTTCGCTTTCCAACAAAATATGTATACCTGATTCTTTTACCTTAAAAGGCACATTTTCTGGCTCTTTAACTACTGAAAGACTTTTCTTTTCAAAAGATTCCCCTAACAGAGATTTGGTGACCCGAACAATGTCAGCTGTATAAAAGTTTACTTCAACTACTATCGAATCAATAGTTGTCTTTATACCAGTTTCTGTCTTGATATACGATTGTGGAGTACAACCTATACCAATCAGAAGAACCAGAATCAGCATTGAGTTAATTACTTTCATATTGTATGAATTAGAATTTTTATTGTAAAGTTCTATTTTTTAATTCTCCACTATTGTATACAAAACAATACTTACCACCAACTTTGGTATCAAACCCTATTGTTTTTCCATCATATTTTAAGGAGCATCTATTACCTATTTTAGATAAAACTTCCACTTCTGACAATTTACCTTCTTTCCACTTCATTGAAATTTCGAAGCCTCCTCGGGCACAAAGCCCTGAAACTGTTCCTTCAGACCATACATCCGGTATAGCTGGCAATAAAAGGATCCGTTCTTCATTTGATTGCATTAACATTTCAATCACCCCCGCAGTACCACCAAAATTTCCATCTATTTGAAAAGGAGGGTGAGCATCCAATAAATTGGGGTAAGTTCCACCTCCCCCGCCATAATTTACGTTTTCGGCACCATGAGGGGGTACATATGTCAATAATTCACGGTATAGTTTATAAGCTCTGTTCCCATCCCAAAGTCTGGCCCAAAGGTTAATACGCCAACCTTTTGACCATCCGGTAGTTTCGTCACCTTTTATTTCAAGTGATGTTCGGCAAGCTTCAGCTAAATCCGGTTCAGTTAACGGAGTAATGTGATTTCCGGGATGCAATCCAAATAAGTGTGTCTGGTGACGATGCTGAGGTTCTGCATCTTCCCAATCGTGATACCACTCCTGAAGATTGCCCTTTTTTCCAATCTGATAAGGGTATAATTTGCTTAGGGCACTACTCATACTATCTCTCAAGGAAGCATCAATATTAAGTATTTGAGAAGCCTTGATTGTTTGTCCAAAACATTCGCGTATCATAGCCAAATCACAAGTTGCCCCGTAAAGTGTCGCACCTTTGAAACCATCTGAGGTAATATAGGTATTCTCGGGTGATGTTGATGGTGAAGTGATAAGATTTCCATTTTTATCCTCTACTAACCAATTAAGACAAAATTTGGCTGCTCCCTTCATTAGAGGATAAGCATAACTACTTAGAAATTCTTTATCGCCAGAATACAAATAGTGATCCCAAAGATGAGTAACAACCCACGTTCCACTCATATTCCAACATGCCCACATTGGATCTCCGTAACCAAAATCTCCAACCGGATTACTCATTGCCCAAATATCGGAGTTATGGCAGGCTGCCCAGCCCTTATCAACCCCGTAAAATGTTTGAGCGGTAACTCTACCTGTTTCAGCCAGATTACCAATAAAATTTAAAAATGGCTGATGCATTTCTGAAAGATTTGCGGACTCAGCTAACCAGTAATTTTCTTCCACGTTGATATTCATGGTATAATTACTGCTCCATGGCGGACGAAGATATGGATTCCAAATTCCTTGCAGGTTAGCCGGAACCTGTTCGGTACGAGAGCTGGAAATAAGCAAATAGCGCCCATATTGAAAATACAAAACTTCCAAACCCTTATCTTCTGCTCCCTCTGTATATTTGATTAAACGTTGATCTGTAGTCAACTCAGGGCTATTATAATCGCCTAGCTCCAGTTTAACCCTGTTAAAAAACGATTGATAATCCTTTATATGATCTGATTTTATGGCTTTATAATTTTTCTTTGTCGCCTGATCCATTAATTGTTCAGCAATAGTCTGGTTATCCAATCCCTGGCTGGCAGGATTCTTATCAAAACCATTAAAGCTTGTAGCGGTACAAATGTGCAAGATAACCTCATTGGCCTCATTAACCTGAATACAACTATCACTTACAATAACCTCACCACCTTCGTTCATAACGTTGAAATGAGCAGAAAACCTTGTACCACGTTTTTCGTCAAAACGAACCGGATTATCGCTGCCCCAATAACTTGGTACAGTATGATACGGAGCATATCCAGACACTTCTAATGTATTTTCATTAGCCACACTTTTAAATTTTAACTGGCTATCAAATTTCAGATTAAAATTTAGCGCATTTTTCTTATCAGCGGATAGCTTTATTACCATCACCTTATCAGGATTGGACACCATATATTCGCGATGATATGTTACCCCATCACTCTTGTAATTAACTTTTGCAACAGCATTGCTAATATCTAATTCCCGATAATAATCTTCAAAGTCTTTTTGGTTATTAAATTCGAGGTACATGGTACCAAGTGGAGCATACGATTGGGAGAATTTACCTTGGATTTTTTTATTCAGTTGTTCGGCTAATATATAGTCTTCGTTTTCTAATGCTTCTCTGATAACGGGAATATTTTTAAAGGCTCTGGGATTCATATATCTATCCACGGGTTCTCCACTCCACAAAGTGGCATCGTTAAGATGAATCTTATCAGTATGAACCCCACCAAATACAGTTGCGCCTGTTTTGCCATTACCTATAACTAAAGCCTCTTCGAAGTGAACTGCGGGCTTATCGTACCATAGTTTTAAACAGTTATCAATGTTTGAACTATTGCAACCAATCAATAGTATAGTGACTAAGATATTGAGTAAGATCCTTTTCATACATTATATTTTTTGAAGCCATTGAATTCCAATCAAATAATTCAGAGCAATTAGTTTTAAAACTGT includes:
- a CDS encoding alpha-L-fucosidase, translated to MKNIGLIIIAVLLNLNLMAQSDNQVLVNTVNEPIKTGKFEPTWESLQQYEVPEWFRNAKFGIWAHWGPQCQPEQGDWYARFMYDEGSRQYNWHLENYGHPSKVGFKEVIHDWKAENWDPEKLVALYKRAGAQYFFAMANHHDNLDMWNSKYQEWNTTRVGPKQDIISEWAKAAKKYDLPLGLSVHAAHAWTWMETSQRSDKKGKWEGISYDGKLTKQDGKGTWWEGLDPQELYSQNHPLSKGSEDVGRIHSQWAWRNEASIPSQDYCDKFYNRTMDLINQYNPDLLYFDDTALPLYPISDAGLQIAAHYYNHNMATHDGNLEAVLFGKVLTDDQKKCMIWDVERGAPDKIQADAWQTCTCIGDWHYNRSTYDHNWYKSAKTVIHMLVDIVSKNGNLLLNIPVRGDGTIDEKEIEILEGIADWMDINKESIYDTRPWKKFGEGPVADQDNPINAQGFNEGKIKFSAKDIRFNQKGKILYATILGIPTEDIVITSLAKENVKQKIKKIEMLGIDEKLTWSQTNDSLVIRKPENCPNDIAVVFKIFFK
- a CDS encoding DUF3237 family protein, which translates into the protein MNSTSKLNSIVVAVILLFLFISRNTFAQSPETEKGDSIYLDFKMELMWKAKVKIGKTINVGESKRGSRHMIPIIGGTFRGPNINGEVFLMVKTGS
- a CDS encoding TIM-barrel domain-containing protein, translating into MKVINSMLILVLLIGIGCTPQSYIKTETGIKTTIDSIVVEVNFYTADIVRVTKSLLGESFEKKSLSVVKEPENVPFKVKESGIHILLESERLMVQIDTQTGGISYLGSNGDTLLLEKAASATFTPFNDAGNETYSVKQSFILAPDEAIYGLGILQNGMMSQRNQQVHMVQNNTWDFSTFFQSVRGYGLFWDNYSPTDFTDDESGTEFASEVGDCIDYYFMYGGNADGVVAEMRNLTGKVPMFPLWTYGFWQSRERYKTQEETVGVVKKYRELGVPLDGIIQDWQYWGDNYHWNGMSFKNPGFPDPQKFVDDVHNLNAHMIISIWSSFGPKTPQYKILKDKDMLMDFQTWPQSGKEGWPPDMNYPSGVQVYDPYNPEARDIYWKYLSEGLFSLGIDGWWMDSTEPDHMDVKPEDFDNKTYLGSFRKVRNAFPLATVGGVYDHQRKASSDKRVFILTRSGFAGQQRYGCNVWSGDLGSSWDALRNQVPAGLNFTLTGNPNFNTDIGGFFAGAYNKSWNDGTASKNPLFQELYVRWMQYGVFTPMMRSHGTEMKREIYYFGKQGEPIYDAIASAINLRYLLLPYIYTTSWNVTDANNSFMRALVMDFPSDKKIWDMNNEYMFGQSLLVAPVLSAHYTPEKIVKVDEATGWNKGGARTKEGYPVVDFTKTKSSTVYLPKGTTWYDFWTNEKFDGGQEISKETTIKTIPLYVKAGSILPIGPKVQYATETNWDNLEIRIYAGTDGDFTLYEDEKDNYNYEKGVYSTIPFEWNDVEKTLTIGERKGEFPGMITERTFNIVFASKDKNVGTLNKVVHYSGEEVVVKL